GTAACATGGATTTTCGGAAGGCGGAGGCCGGTTTTCCCGCGGAAAGACTGGCTACGGCTTATTACACGCCGACTGCGTCTATTATGGCGTTGAAGGTCACGCTGGGGCGCATGGCTTTGGATGTCCTTTCAGGATCAGGGTGATAGTAGCCGCCGATATCCTGAGGAGACCCCTGGGCGCTGATGAGCTCGTCCACTATTTTTGTTTCGTTATCTCCAAGTTCCCTGGCCAGCTTCGTAAAGCGCTCCTTGAACTCCTCGTCCCGACTCTGCTCGGCAATGGCCTGCGCCCAGTAAAGGGCAAAGTAGAAGTGGCTGCCGCGGTTATCGATCCCGCCGAGCCGGCGGGTGGGCGACTTGTTTTCCTCCAGAAACCTGGCGTTGGCCGCGTCAACGGATGCGGCCAGTTCATTGGCCTTCTGATTGCCGGTGACGTTGCCCATGTGCCTGAACGACTCCGCAAGGGCGAGGAATTCGCCCAGGGAGTCCCAGCGAAGATACCCCTCCTGGAGGAACTGCTGGATGTGCTTGGGCGCCGAACCGCCGGCGCCGGTCTCGAAAATCCCCCCTCCATTCAACAGGGGCACGATGGAGAGCACCTTGGAGCTGGTGTTCAGCTCCAGTATGGGAAACAGGTCCGTGTTGTAATCCCTCATGATGTTGCCCGTCACCGAAATGGTGTCCTTCCCATCCCTGATCCGATCGAACGAAAACTGCGCCGCCTCGGCTATGTCCATGATGCGGATGTCCAGGCCGTCCGTGTCGTGGTCCTTCAGGTATTTCTCGACCTTCCGGATGATCTGGGCGTCGTGGGCCCTGTTCTTGTCCAGCCAGAACACCGCCGGCGTCCCCGTTGCCCTGGCTCTGGCCACCGCCAGCTTCACCCAATCCCGTATGGCAACGTCCGTGACTGTAGGGGCGCGCCAGATGTCCCCTTCCTCCACCTTGCTGTCGAGGATGGTGTTACCTGCGGCGTCCACGATACGGATGGTTCCGTTGCCGGGGGACTCAAACGTCTTGTCGTGGGAGCCGTACTCCTCCGCCTTTTGGGCCATGAGCCCCACATTGGGCACGTCTCCCATAGTCGTCGGATCGAAGGCACCGTGTTTCTTGCAGTCTTCCACCGCGATGTCATAGAGGCTTGAATAGCTATGGTCGGGGATGACCGCCTTGACGTCGTGGGTCTTGCCGTCGGGGCCCCACATCTTCCCGCCGTCACGGATCATGGGGGGCATGGAGGCATCGATGATGATGTCGCTGGGCACGTGCAGGTTGGTGATGCCCTTGTCCGAGTTCACCATGGCCAACTCGGGGCGTTTCCTGTAGACCGCCTGGATGTCCGCCTCGATCT
The sequence above is a segment of the bacterium BMS3Abin14 genome. Coding sequences within it:
- the icd gene encoding isocitrate dehydrogenase [NADP], which codes for MTKETPKISWTLTDEGPMLATYSLFPILQTFTQGTGIEIEMRDISLAGRIIADFADNLAEEQKGPDELKALGELVLKPEANIVKLPNISASIPQLKGAIKELQEQDYDIPDYPEEPKNDAERELKGRYAKLLGSAVNPVLRQGNSDRRVAKVVKQYAKKHPHRMGEWESDSRTHVSTMSNGDFCSNEQSVTVTGATDASIEFVDENGQVTVLKESLPLPAGTVIDSTFMSKKALVSFFEEQIKDAKEKEVLFSLHMKATMMKISDPIIFGHCVKVFFREAIEKHADTLAELGVDFNNGLGDLYSKIQSLPEDKRAEIEADIQAVYRKRPELAMVNSDKGITNLHVPSDIIIDASMPPMIRDGGKMWGPDGKTHDVKAVIPDHSYSSLYDIAVEDCKKHGAFDPTTMGDVPNVGLMAQKAEEYGSHDKTFESPGNGTIRIVDAAGNTILDSKVEEGDIWRAPTVTDVAIRDWVKLAVARARATGTPAVFWLDKNRAHDAQIIRKVEKYLKDHDTDGLDIRIMDIAEAAQFSFDRIRDGKDTISVTGNIMRDYNTDLFPILELNTSSKVLSIVPLLNGGGIFETGAGGSAPKHIQQFLQEGYLRWDSLGEFLALAESFRHMGNVTGNQKANELAASVDAANARFLEENKSPTRRLGGIDNRGSHFYFALYWAQAIAEQSRDEEFKERFTKLARELGDNETKIVDELISAQGSPQDIGGYYHPDPERTSKAMRPSVTFNAIIDAVGV